The genomic interval GCGAGCGTGGCCAGTGTGAGGCGTTGATTGCGCTGGCGCAGGGCCTCGACGGCTTTGATGACCACCGCGTTCTGCTCGGCCAGGGACTGGATCAGCGCAGCAGAGTCCCGCTGCTCCTGCTCCAGTTGCGCCACACGGTCACGCAACTGCTGAAGCTGCACGGCATGGGGGGCGGGCGAGGTGTTGTCGTCACCCGTGGTCAGTGAACCTGATGCTGCAGGGTCGGCGCGGTCTGCGCCCGTTTTGCCCATCAGCTTCTTGGCAGCCTGCAGGATCTGGGGCGTTGCCTCAATGACATCGCCCCAGGGCACCAGCTTCAGCGCGGTCATCCACAACGCCATGGTCAGATGCCCTTGCTCAAAGCACTTCGCTGGCGAAATCCGCCAGGCGTGAGCGTTCGCCGCGCGCCAGCGTGATGTGCCCGCTGTGTGGCCAGCCCTTGAAGCGATCCACCGCGTAGGTCAGGCCAGAAGAACCTTCGGTGAGGTACGGCGTATCGATCTGCGCCAGGTTGCCCATGCAGATGATCTTGGTGCCGGGGCCCGCACGGGTGATGAGCGTCTTCATCTGCTTGGGCGTGAGGTTCTGTGCCTCGTCGATGATCACGTATTTGTTCAGGAAGGTGCGCCCGCGCATGAAATTCATGCTCTTGATCTTGATGCGGCTGCGGATGAGCTCGTTGGTGGCGGCGCGGCCCCATTCGCCCGCGTTCCCGCCGTCGCCCTTGGCCAGGAATTCGAGGTTGTCGTCCAGTGCGCCCATCCAGGGGCCCATCTTTTCCTCTTCGGTGCCGGGCAAAAAGCCGATGTCCTCGCCCACGCTCACCGTGGCGCGGGTCATGATGATCTCGGTGTAGCGGCGGTCGTCCAGCACCTGGGTCAAGCCTGCGGCCAGGGCCAGCAGGGTCTTGCCGGTGCCGGCCGTGCCAGTCAGGGTCACGAAGTCGATCTCGGGGTCCATGAGCAGGTTCATGGCGTAGTTCTGCTCGCGGTTGCGTGTGGTCACGCCCCACACCGCGTTCTTGGCAGAGCCGTAGTCCTTGAGGGTCTGCAGCACGGCCGTCTTTTCGCGGATCTCGCTCACGCGCGCAAACAGGCTGGGCTCGCCGGGGGCCTCGAAGTACACGAACTGGTTGATCATCAGCTGCGGCACGATGGGGCCGCCGATGCGGTAGTAGGTGTGCGCGCCGCTTTGCCAGCTTTCCACGTTCTTGCCGCTCTTGGCCCAGAAGTCAGGCGGCAGTGCGAGCACGCCGGCGTACAGCAGGTCGCCGTCTTCCAGCGTCTTGTCGTTCTGGTAGTCCTCGGCCGAAAGGCCCAGGGCGCGCGCCTTCACGCGCATGTTGATGTCCTTGGACACCAACACCACCTCGCGGGGCGCATGCAGCTTGGACAAAGCCTCCAGCACTCCCAGGATCTGATTGTCGGCCTTGCCGGGCGGCAGGCTCGTGGGCAGGCTGTAGTTCAGCGGCGCGGTCTGGAAGTACAGGCAGCCGCCCGCCGCCTTCTGGCCGGTGGCATCCAGGCGCAGGCCCCGGGCCATGTCCGCCCCCTGGGTGGCCACGAGCGCGTCCAGCGTGCGGCTCGCCTGGCGGCCGTTGCGGGCGACTTCGGTCATGCCCTTCTTGTGGCCGTCCAGCTCCTCCAGCACGATCATGGGCAGGAAGATGTCGTGCTCTTCAAAGCGGAACAGGCTGGTGGGATCGTGCAGCAGCACGTTGGTGTCCAGCACAAAAAGTTTGGTCGGGCCTTGGGATGCGGTCTTTTTGCTGCGCGTGGTGGACGGGTTGGGGGCTGCCTCGCTCGCTGCCGCAGGGGTGGCACTTTGGGTGCGCGCCTTGCGCGTGCTGGTGCTGCGTGCAGCGGGTGGTGCTACGGGCTCGGGGGTGCGGGCGCGCGTTTCCACCTGAACCAGCGGGGCCGTGCTCGGTGCTGTGGTGGTCGAGGCCACGCTGTCCGCCTTGCGCCCGGCGCGGGCTACGGGCGTTGCCCGCGAAGGAGCAGGTGCCGGTGCAGATGCCACGAGGGGCTCGTTGGCCGAAGGCTGCGCGACCCGGGGGCGGGCCGTGATTTCATAGGCTTCTGGCGCAAGGAGTGCAGCGCGCCGGCTGGGGGCGGGGGGCAGGGGCATGGTGGCAGGCCTCGGTCTGTAGAGGAAAAAAGGGGTCAGAAAGCAAAAAGCCGCCTGGAGGCCAAGGCGGCTTTTGGGAGGAGGGCAGGCATTGCGATAACCAGGGGCATAAAACCATTATGCCTACGACGGATGTCTTGCCCGGGCAAAACAGGCGTCGTGTCGCGCAGATGCCCCAATGTGCAGATCAGGCGGCCTTTTTAAGGGCCTTGATGGATTTGACGGCTTTGAGGACGTCATCCACGTGGCCGGGCACCTTGAGGCCGCGCCACTCCTGCACCAGCAGGCCATCGGGGCCGACGAGGAAGGTGCTGCGCTCAATGCCCTTGACCTTCTTGCCGTACATGATCTTGTTCTTGACCACACCGAACATGTGGCACATTTTTTCTTCGGTGTCTGCGATGAGCTCAAAGGGCAGTTCGAGCTTTTCCTTGAAATCATCGTGCGACTTCATGTTGTCGCGGGACACGCCGAACACGGCGGCACCCGCCTTCACGAAATCCTTGTACTTGTCGCGAAACTGCATGGCCTCCGTGGTGCAGCCCGGCGTGTTGTCCTTGGGATAGAAGTAGAGAACCAGAATTTGGCCAAGGTGGGAGGTGTTGGAGACCTTGAGTCCACCGGTAGCGTTGGCTTCAAATTCAGGGAGGGGTTTGTTGACAACGATCGCCATATCACTTCAATCTCTCAGGATGTAGTCGTTGGTAAGCCGGGGGAGTGGGTGTGTTATTGCTCTTGGTGGTGCCCCCGACCGCAACCGGCGATTTTACCCCGATTTCACCCTTCGGCCAAATGTAAGGCAGTGTGTCCGGCACGGAGAGCCGGGCATTCGGACGGCGTTTTGCCCAGGTTCCGCCACACGGCGGGGCGGCGCGTCAGGCTTCCAGAATCAGCGCAGCCACCACGTTGCGCCCTTCGCTGGCCAGGATGTTGTATGTGCGGCAGGCGGCCGGGGTGTCCATGGTTTCCAGCCCCAGCCGACGGGCAATGAGTGGGGCGAGCCACGCAGGTGGGGGAAACCGGTTGCGGGTGCCACTGCCAAAGATGACCAGCTCTGCCTCCAGGGTGGCCAGTTGCGCGAAGTGTTCGGGCGTCAGGTCTTCAAAGCGCGTGCAGGGCCAGGCCTGGCGCAACCCTGTGGAGCCGATGATGACGCTGTGCGTGATCCTCTCGGCGTCCACACCGATCCATCCGGGGCCATAACCGCTGATGGTTTGCGCGTTCGAACGGTCGGGCTGGAATTTCATGGGTGTTGGCGTGGGTTGCAGCCGCTGGCACTGCGTGGGGGCAGGGGCGCTGGGCCCGGGGGGCGCTTGGGATCTGTGGTCAAATTATAGGTTTCGCCGGGGCGCCAGCCGCTCTGGACGCCATCTGACCCCACAGCACCACCGTCAGCGCATGAAAACCGTCCAAAAATCCGCCAAGCTCGCCAACGTCTGCTACGACATCCGGGGGCCCATCATGGACGCGGCCAAGCAGATGGAGGAAGACGGCCACAAGATCATCAAGCTCAACATCGGCAATCTGGCGGTGTTCGGCTTTGATGCACCCGAAGAGATCCAGCTGGACATGATCCGCAACCTGCCCAACTCGGCCGGTTACTCGGACAGCAAGGGGATCTTCGCTGCACGCAAGGCGGTGATGCACGAGACGCAGAAGCAGGGCATCAAGGGCGTGATGCTGGACGACATCTACCTGGGCAACGGCGCCAGCGAGCTGATCGTGATGGCCACCAACGCGCTGCTGGACAACGGCGACGAGCTGCTCCTGCCCTCGCCCGACTACCCGCTGTGGACGGCCGCCGCCAGCCTGTCGGGCGGCACACCCGTGCATTACATCTGCGATGAAGCCAATGGCTGGATGCCCGATCTGGCCGACATCCGCGCCAAGATCACGCCCCGCACCAAGGGCATCGTGGTCATCAACCCCAACAACCCCACCGGCGCGCTGTATTCCGACGAGCTGCTCAAAGGCATCGTCGCCATTGCGCGCGAGCATGGCCTCGTGATCTTCGCCGACGAGGTATACGACAAGGTGCTGTACGACGGCGCCAAGCACACGGCCATTGCATCCCTGAGCGAGGACGTGCTCACGCTCACCTTCAACTCGCTGTCCAAAAGCTACCGCTCGTGCGGCTACCGCGCAGGCTGGCTGGTGGTGTCGGGCGACAAGAAACCCGCCCGGGACTACATCGAGGGCTTGAACATGCTCTCGAACATGCGCCTGTGTGCCAACGTGCCCGGGCAGTGGGCCGTGCAGACGGCTCTGGGCGGCTACCAGAGCATCAACGAACTGGTGGGTGAGGGCGGCCGCCTGCGCAAGCAGCGCGACCTGGCCTATGAGCTGATCACCGCCATCCCGGGTGTGACCTGCGTGAAGCCGCGTGCGGCCCTCTACATGTTCCCCCGCCTGGACCCGGCCGTGTACCCCATCGAGGACGACCAGCAGTTCTTCCTGCAGCTGCTGCAGGAGACCAAGGTCATGCTGGTGCAGGGCACGGGCTTCAACTGGGCCGCGCCGGATCACTTCCGCATCGTGTTCCTGCCACACGAAGACGACCTGCGCGATGCCATTGGCCGCGTGGCGCGCTTCCTTGAGCAATACCGCAAACGCTGCGGCACGGATGTGCGGCTGGTCGGCTGAAACCCATTTATTGATAGCTGTCAGCGCTTGATGGACAAGCGCTGTAGCCCATTTTGACTGGTAGAAATTCCATGAAACCCATCCAAGTAGGCCTTCTGGGCATTGGCACCGTTGGCAGCGGCGTGTTCAACGTGTTGCAACGCAACCAGGACGAAATCAGCCGCCGCGCCGGTCGTGGCATCGAGATCACCATGGTGGCCGATCTGGACGTTGAACGTGCCAGGTCGGTGGTGGGTGCTGGCATCCAGGTGGTCAATGACGCCCGCGCCATCATTGCCAACCCGGACATCGATATCGTCATCGAGCTCATCGGCGGCTATGGCATTGCGCGAGGCCTGGTGCTGGAGGCGATTGCCGCCGGCAAGCACGTGGTCACTGCGAACAAGGCGCTGCTGGCCGTGCATGGCACCGAAATTTTTGCCGCAGCCTCCGCCAAGGGCGTGATGGTGGCTTTTGAAGCCGCCGTGGCCGGTGGCATCCCCATCATCAAGGCGCTGCGCGAAGGCCTCACGGCCAACCGCATCCAGTGGATCGCCGGCATCATCAACGGCACCACCAACTTCATCCTGTCCGAGATGCGCAGCAAGGGCCTGGACTTTGACGTGGTGCTCAAGGAAGCCCAGCGCCTGGGCTACGCTGAGGCCGACCCGACCTTCGACATCGAAGGCGTGGACGCCGCGCACAAGGTCACCATCATGTCCGCCATTGCCTTCGGCATTCCCGTGCAGTTCGACAAGGCGTATGTGGAGGGCATCACCCAGCTCGGTGCCGCTGACATCAAGTACGCCGAGCAGCTGGGCTACCGCATCAAGCTGCTGGGCATCACCAAGCGCGCTGAAAAGGGGATCGAGCTGCGCGTGCACCCCAGCCTGGTGCCTTCCAAACGCCTGATCGCCAATGTGGAAGGCGCGATGAATGCCGTGGTGGTGCAGGGCGATGCCGTGGGCACCACGCTGTACTACGGCAAGGGCGCGGGCAGCGAGCCCACCGCCAGCGCCGTCATTGCCGACCTGGTGGACATTGCCCGCCTGCACACGGCCGACCCCGAGCATCGCGTGCCGCACCTGGCCTTCCAGCCGAATACGCTGAGCGACGCCATGGATGCCCTGCCTGTGCTGCCCATGAGCGAAGTGGTCACCAGCTACTACCTGCGCCTGCGCGTGGCCGACCAGGCCGGCGTGCTGGCCAAGGTCACGGGCCTGCTGGCCGAGGCCGGCGTGAGCATCGACGCCGTGCTGCAGCGTGAGGCCGATGAAGTAGGGGGTGAAGGATCGACCCAGACCGACCTCATCATCCTGACCCACGACACCCGCGAAGGCACCATGGATACCGTCATCTCCCAGATGCAGGCGCTGCCCACCGTGCTCGCGCCCATCACGCGCATCCGCAAGGAAGAGCTGAACTAGGGAAACGACAAAGCCATGCTGTACCTCTCCACACGCGGCCACGCCGACCGCAAACATTTCTGCGACATCCTGCTCGAAGGCCTGGCGCCCGACGGCGGCCTGTACCTGCCCGAGCACTACCCGCAGGTGAGCGACGCCATGCTGACAAAGCTGCGCAAGGCCTACCACGAGCAAGGCTACGCCGAGCTGGCCTTCCAGATCCTGTCGCTCTACATCGATGACATCCCCGCCGCCGACCTGAAGGCCCTGTGCGCCAAGACGTACACGGCCGAGGTGTTTGGCACCGGCGAGATCGTGCCCCTGCGCCACCTGGAAGACGGCCTGTGGCTCGAAGCCCTGTCCAACGGCCCCACGCTGGCCTTCAAGGACATGGCCATGCAGCTCTTGGGCAACCTGTTTGAGTACGAGCTCAAGCGCCGTGGCGAGCAGCTCAACATTTTGGGTGCCACCAGCGGCGACACCGGCAGCGCGGCCGAATACGCCATGCGTGGCAAAGAAGGCGTGCGCGTCTTCATGACCAGCCCGCACGGTCGCATGAGCGCCTTTCAGCAGGCGCAGATGTTCAGCCTGCAGGACGCCAACATCCACAACATTGCCATCGAAGGTGTGTTCGACGACTGCCAGGACATTGTCAAGGCCGTGAGCAACGACCTGGCCTTCAAGCGCAAGTACAAGATCGGCACCGTCAACTCCATCAACTGGGCGCGCCTGCTGGCCCAGGTGGTGTATTACTTTGCGGGCTACATCCAGGCCACCGAGACCAACGACCAGAAGGTCAGCTTCACGGTGCCCAGCGGCAACTTTGGCAACGTGTGTGCGGGCCATGTGGCGCGCATGATGGGCCTGCCCATTGCCAAGCTGGTGGTGGCCACCAACGAGAACGACGTGCTCGACGAATTTTTCCGCACCGGCGTATACCGCGTGCGCAGCAGCGCTGACACGCACGAAACGTCCAGCCCCTCGATGGACATCAGCAAGGCCAGCAACTTCGAGCGTTTCATATTCGACCTGCTGGGCCGCAACGGCCAGCGCACCAAGGCCTTGTTCAGCGCTGCGCTGCAAACCTATGGCCGTTTCGATCTGAGCGCCGAGCCGCTGTTTGCCGATGCCGCCACCAAATACGGTTTTGAAAGCGGCAAGAGCACCCACGCCGACCGGCTGGCCACCATCCGCGACACGTTCGAGCGCCACGGCGTCACCATCGATACCCACACTGCCGACGGCGTGAAGGTGGCGCGCGAGCACCACAGCGATGCCAAGGTGCCCATGATCGTGCTGGAGACCGCGCTGCCCATCAAGTTCGCCGAGACCATTGTCGAGGCCCTGGGTCATGCGCCCGAGCGGCCTTCCAGGTTTGCCGGCATTGAAGACCTGCCCAAACGCGTGCAGGTGATGCCGGCCGATGCAGCACTGGTCAAGGCCTACATCGAGCGCCACTGCGCCCCGGCTGTACTGGGCTAGTAGCGCCAGGGCCGCCCACCCACCGTGCGGGGCGGCCGGTTTGATATGAAATATGCCCCTGGCGCTTATCTGGTATGCGCTAGCAGCTATAAAAGCAATAGCTACCCAAGGAGCAATGGATGAAAGTTGTAGGTTTTGCCGGCTTTTCCGGCAGTGGCAAGACCACGCTGGTCGAGCAGCTGATCCCCGAGCTGCGGCTGCGCGGGCTGCGTGTGTCGGTGGTCAAGCATGCCCACCACAGCTTTGAT from Acidovorax sp. FHTAMBA carries:
- a CDS encoding PhoH family protein yields the protein MPLPPAPSRRAALLAPEAYEITARPRVAQPSANEPLVASAPAPAPSRATPVARAGRKADSVASTTTAPSTAPLVQVETRARTPEPVAPPAARSTSTRKARTQSATPAAASEAAPNPSTTRSKKTASQGPTKLFVLDTNVLLHDPTSLFRFEEHDIFLPMIVLEELDGHKKGMTEVARNGRQASRTLDALVATQGADMARGLRLDATGQKAAGGCLYFQTAPLNYSLPTSLPPGKADNQILGVLEALSKLHAPREVVLVSKDINMRVKARALGLSAEDYQNDKTLEDGDLLYAGVLALPPDFWAKSGKNVESWQSGAHTYYRIGGPIVPQLMINQFVYFEAPGEPSLFARVSEIREKTAVLQTLKDYGSAKNAVWGVTTRNREQNYAMNLLMDPEIDFVTLTGTAGTGKTLLALAAGLTQVLDDRRYTEIIMTRATVSVGEDIGFLPGTEEEKMGPWMGALDDNLEFLAKGDGGNAGEWGRAATNELIRSRIKIKSMNFMRGRTFLNKYVIIDEAQNLTPKQMKTLITRAGPGTKIICMGNLAQIDTPYLTEGSSGLTYAVDRFKGWPHSGHITLARGERSRLADFASEVL
- a CDS encoding homoserine dehydrogenase, whose product is MKPIQVGLLGIGTVGSGVFNVLQRNQDEISRRAGRGIEITMVADLDVERARSVVGAGIQVVNDARAIIANPDIDIVIELIGGYGIARGLVLEAIAAGKHVVTANKALLAVHGTEIFAAASAKGVMVAFEAAVAGGIPIIKALREGLTANRIQWIAGIINGTTNFILSEMRSKGLDFDVVLKEAQRLGYAEADPTFDIEGVDAAHKVTIMSAIAFGIPVQFDKAYVEGITQLGAADIKYAEQLGYRIKLLGITKRAEKGIELRVHPSLVPSKRLIANVEGAMNAVVVQGDAVGTTLYYGKGAGSEPTASAVIADLVDIARLHTADPEHRVPHLAFQPNTLSDAMDALPVLPMSEVVTSYYLRLRVADQAGVLAKVTGLLAEAGVSIDAVLQREADEVGGEGSTQTDLIILTHDTREGTMDTVISQMQALPTVLAPITRIRKEELN
- the thrC gene encoding threonine synthase; its protein translation is MLYLSTRGHADRKHFCDILLEGLAPDGGLYLPEHYPQVSDAMLTKLRKAYHEQGYAELAFQILSLYIDDIPAADLKALCAKTYTAEVFGTGEIVPLRHLEDGLWLEALSNGPTLAFKDMAMQLLGNLFEYELKRRGEQLNILGATSGDTGSAAEYAMRGKEGVRVFMTSPHGRMSAFQQAQMFSLQDANIHNIAIEGVFDDCQDIVKAVSNDLAFKRKYKIGTVNSINWARLLAQVVYYFAGYIQATETNDQKVSFTVPSGNFGNVCAGHVARMMGLPIAKLVVATNENDVLDEFFRTGVYRVRSSADTHETSSPSMDISKASNFERFIFDLLGRNGQRTKALFSAALQTYGRFDLSAEPLFADAATKYGFESGKSTHADRLATIRDTFERHGVTIDTHTADGVKVAREHHSDAKVPMIVLETALPIKFAETIVEALGHAPERPSRFAGIEDLPKRVQVMPADAALVKAYIERHCAPAVLG
- a CDS encoding Mth938-like domain-containing protein — translated: MKFQPDRSNAQTISGYGPGWIGVDAERITHSVIIGSTGLRQAWPCTRFEDLTPEHFAQLATLEAELVIFGSGTRNRFPPPAWLAPLIARRLGLETMDTPAACRTYNILASEGRNVVAALILEA
- a CDS encoding pyridoxal phosphate-dependent aminotransferase, translated to MKTVQKSAKLANVCYDIRGPIMDAAKQMEEDGHKIIKLNIGNLAVFGFDAPEEIQLDMIRNLPNSAGYSDSKGIFAARKAVMHETQKQGIKGVMLDDIYLGNGASELIVMATNALLDNGDELLLPSPDYPLWTAAASLSGGTPVHYICDEANGWMPDLADIRAKITPRTKGIVVINPNNPTGALYSDELLKGIVAIAREHGLVIFADEVYDKVLYDGAKHTAIASLSEDVLTLTFNSLSKSYRSCGYRAGWLVVSGDKKPARDYIEGLNMLSNMRLCANVPGQWAVQTALGGYQSINELVGEGGRLRKQRDLAYELITAIPGVTCVKPRAALYMFPRLDPAVYPIEDDQQFFLQLLQETKVMLVQGTGFNWAAPDHFRIVFLPHEDDLRDAIGRVARFLEQYRKRCGTDVRLVG
- a CDS encoding peroxiredoxin; translated protein: MAIVVNKPLPEFEANATGGLKVSNTSHLGQILVLYFYPKDNTPGCTTEAMQFRDKYKDFVKAGAAVFGVSRDNMKSHDDFKEKLELPFELIADTEEKMCHMFGVVKNKIMYGKKVKGIERSTFLVGPDGLLVQEWRGLKVPGHVDDVLKAVKSIKALKKAA